In a single window of the Thunnus maccoyii chromosome 7, fThuMac1.1, whole genome shotgun sequence genome:
- the LOC121900590 gene encoding complement factor H-related protein 4-like: MRFFHLLWLFILWLNMDKSLQQNEVTCSNQKHRDVYDWNVYWRQRITLDDTASYRCRSGYKKTDGADKLTCTRDGWSPDPPCQVPAGCERPPVLANGDTTTSAKPRYEHNERVEYICQQYYIMEGEPYQTCNNGEWTGEMKCLKPCTVDKELLEAHNLEIRHTRADKLYSAHDDVIGFQCVTGTRHDGRVGMRQKCYDGVMDLPTCH; the protein is encoded by the exons ATGAGATTCTTTCACCTTCTTTGGCTTTTTATCCTGTGGCTGAACATGGATAAATCTTTACAACAGAATG AGGTTACATGCTCCAATCAAAAACACCGAGATGTGTATGACTGGAATGTCTATTGGAGACAGAGAATAACATTGGATGACACTGCAAGCTATAGGTGTAGGTCAGGGTACAAGAAAACAGATGGCGCTGATAAGCTCACATGCACCAGAGATGGGTGGAGTCCAGATCCACCTTGTCAAG TTCCTGCAGGCTGTGAAAGACCACCTGTCCTTGCAAATGGAGACACCACGACCAGTGCTAAACCTCGATATGAGCATAATGAAAGAGTTGAATACATATGTCAGCAATACTACATCATGGAGGGCGAGCCTTACCAAACCTGCAACAATGGTGAATGGACTGGAGAGATGAAATGCCTCA AACCCTGCACTGTGGATAAAGAACTCCTGGAAGCACATAATCTTGAAATCAGACATACACGTGCAGATAAATTGTATTCAGCCCATGATGATGTAATAGGGTTCCAGTGTGTCACAGGAACAAGACATGACGGCAGAGTGGGAATGCGTCAGAAGTGTTATGATGGTGTGATGGACCTGCCAACTTGCCATTAA
- the LOC121899944 gene encoding complement factor H-related protein 1-like, with product MQLSLIFLLLQLWGNVAVSLSQNACLRLPDVPHAHVSEETKKSEYQQHDVIHFTCEPGYTSYETSKYVCTHEGWLTVRQEMCYSCSELPDVPHASISEETKKAEYQEGDIIHFTCDPGYISGQTIKYVCTSTGWLAVHRGACYFPASSCDAPPANGGITVKGLPENDDPIVPDHILTFSCDGPGTILVGSSVLICGKDGRWDKPFPSCRVPAGCGIPPRLVNGFTKTTTIHHYEHDERVEYMCKNRYVIEGKPFKTCNNGEWTGEMRCRVPAGCERPPVLANGDTTTSAKPRYEHNERVEYICQIYYIMEGEPYQTCNNGEWTGEIKCLQPCTVDRELLEAHNLEFRRTGGDKLYSAHDDVIEFRCVRGTTHDGRVGMRQKCNDGVMDLPTCH from the exons ATGCAGTTGTCTTTAATCTTTCTGCTCCTCCAACTGTGGGGGAATGTGGCAGTTTCTTTATCACAAAATG CATGTTTGAGGCTCCCAGATGTTCCTCATGCCCATGTGTCAGAAGAGACCAAAAAATCTGAGTACCAACAACATGATGTGATACATTTTACTTGTGAACCCGGTTATACATCATATGAAACCTCCAAATATGTTTGCACACATGAAGGCTGGCTGACAGTCCGGCAGGAAATGTGCTACT CATGTTCGGAGCTCCCAGATGTTCCTCACGCCAGCATTTCAGAGGAGACCAAGAAAGCTGAGTACCAAGAAGGAGACATCATACATTTCACTTGTGACCCTGGTTATATATCAGGTCAAACCATCAAATACGTATGTACAAGCACAGGCTGGCTGGCAGTCCATCGGGGAGCGTGCTATT ttcCAGCTTCGAGCTGTGATGCCCCGCCTGCAAATGGAGGGATAACAGTAAAAGGTTTGCCAGAAAATGATGATCCCATCGTTCCTGATCACATACTCACATTTAGCTGTGATGGTCCTGGGACAATTCTTGTTGGTAGTTCAGTGCTGATATGTGGCAAAGATGGACGGTGGGATAAACCATTCCCTTCTTGCAGAG TTCCTGCGGGCTGTGGAATACCACCTCGCCTTGTAAATGGATTCACCAAGACCACCACTATACATCACTATGAGCATGATGAAAGAGTTGAATACATGTGTAAGAACCGCTACGTCATAGAGGGCAAGCCTTTCAAAACCTGCAACAATGGTGAATGGACTGGAGAGATGAGATGCCGCG TTCCTGCAGGCTGTGAAAGACCACCTGTCCTTGCAAATGGAGACACCACGACCAGTGCTAAACCTCGATATGAGCATAATGAAAGAGTTGAATACATATGTCAGATATACTACATCATGGAGGGCGAGCCTTACCAAACCTGCAACAATGGTGAATGGACTGGAGAGATAAAATGCCTCC AACCCTGCACTGTGGATAGAGAACTCCTGGAAGCACATAATCTTGAATTCAGACGTACAGGTGGAGATAAATTGTATTCAGCCCATGATGATGTAATAGAGTTCCGGTGTGTCAGAGGAACAACACATGACGGCAGAGTGGGAATGCGTCAGAAGTGTAATGATGGTGTGATGGACCTGCCAACTTGCCATTAA